From Arachis stenosperma cultivar V10309 chromosome 2, arast.V10309.gnm1.PFL2, whole genome shotgun sequence, one genomic window encodes:
- the LOC130957394 gene encoding chlorophyll synthase, chloroplastic, whose protein sequence is MASLSLNMVSVPPRTTTISCTRTRVPSLPFSFTRRRLTIRATETDTNNVKSQAPDKAPSKDGSSINQLLGIKGAAQESNKWKIRLQLTKPVTWPPLVWGVVCGAAASGNFHWTIEDVAKSIVCMLMSGPFLTGYTQTINDWYDREIDAINEPYRPIPSGAISENEVITQIWVLLLGGLGLAGLLDVWAGHDFPIVFYLAVGGSLLSYIYSAPPLKLKQNGWIGNFALGASYISLPWWAGQALFGTLTPDIIVLTLLYSIAGLGIAIVNDFKSIEGDRALGLQSLPVAFGTETAKWICVGAIDITQLSVAGYLLATGKQYYALALLGLIIPQVIFQFQYFLKDPVKYDVKYQASAQPFLVLGLLVTALATSH, encoded by the exons ATGGCTTCACTTTCTCTCAACATGGTTTCAGTTCCaccaagaacaacaacaatctCATGCACAAGAACAAGGGTGCCTTCACTTCCTTTCTCATTCACTA GGAGGAGATTAACTATTAGAGCAACAGAAACCGATACAAATAATG TTAAGTCTCAGGCACCGGATAAGGCTCCTTCGAAAGACGGTTCAAGCATCAATCAGCTTCTTGGTATTAAAGGAGCTGCTCAAGAATCA AATAAATGGAAGATTCGCCTTCAACTTACAAAACCTGTCACTTGGCCTCCGTTGGTTTGGGGTGTAGTTTGTGGCGCCGCTGCTTCTG GAAATTTCCATTGGACTATTGAGGATGTTGCTAAATCAATTGTGTGCATGTTGATGTCTGGCCCGTTTCTAACAGGATATACTCAG ACCATAAATGATTGGTATGACCGAGAGATCGATGCAATAAATGAACCTTATCGACCAATTCCGTCTGGGGCTATATCCGAGAACGAG GTTATCACTCAAATATGGGTGCTGCTACTAGGAGGTCTTGGCTTGGCAGGCCTATTAGACGTATGG GCAGGACATGACTTCCCCATAGTTTTTTACCTTGCTGTGGGTGGATCACTTCTGTCATACATATATTCTGCTCCTCCTTTGAAG TTAAAACAAAATGGATGGATCGGAAACTTTGCCCTCGGAGCAAGTTACATCAGCTTACCATG GTGGGCTGGTCAGGCTTTGTTTGGGACACTCACACCCGACATTATTGTCCTGACGTTGCTATACAGCATTGCTGGA TTGGGCATTGCCATTGTCAACGACTTCAAGAGTATTGAAGGGGATAGAGCTCTTGGGCTTCAG TCTCTTCCGGTTGCTTTTGGTACTGAAACTGCAAAATGGATTTGTGTTGGTGCTATTGACATTACACAATTATCTGTCGCTG GGTATCTTCTTGCGACTGGTAAACAGTACTATGCTCTGGCTTTACTCGGCTTGATAATTCCGCAAGTCATATTTCAG TTCCAATACTTTCTCAAGGACCCTGTGAAGTATGATGTTAAATATCAG GCTAGTGCACAGCCATTCCTGGTGCTTGGTCTTCTGGTTACTGCTCTTGCAACAAGCCACTGA
- the LOC130963314 gene encoding receptor-like protein 18 yields MASCNLKTFPNFLRYQSGLHDLNLSYNQIQGTVSKWISRLDSLDYLDISHNFLTNFEGPLQNRTHNLYSLYLQFNKLQEQIPGFLHYASFVDYSSNNFSFVIPADIGHYMSDIFYVSLANNSFHGSIPHSLCNASNLQVLDLSNNKISGKVPQYISKNWKAMMSNVGEDQSKVEHLDFPVGDIYYQDSITVTSKGQQIVLVKILTTFISIDFSHNQFEGPIPKELMDLNALYVLNLSSNGLSGRIPSTIENLIRLESLDLSKNSLEGEIPNNLASLSFLSALNISYNHLIGKIPPSTQLQSFEASSFESNNGLYGPPLTKTPDHGMHTLPPLAMPPCGSLACEVHWNLVSAELGSVFGLGIVIVPLLFWKKWRLQYWQFLDRILCRIFPQLCVE; encoded by the exons ATGGCATCTTGCAACTTGAAAACTTTCCCTAATTTCTTGAGGTACCAATCTGGATTACATGATTTGAACCTCTCATATAACCAGATTCAAGGAACAGTATCCAAGTGGATTTCGAGACTAGATAGTCTTGACTATCTTGATATCTCTCAcaattttctaactaattttgaaggGCCACTGCAGAACCGTACTCATAATTTGTACAGCCTTTACCTTCAATTCAATAAACTGCAAGAGCAGATCCCAGGCTTTCTTCATTATGCTTCCTTTGTGGATTACTCGAGCAACAATTTTAGCTTTGTTATCCCAGCAGATATTGGTCATTACATGTCtgatatattttatgtttctctCGCAAACAATAGTTTTCACGGCAGCATCCCTCATTCCTTGTGCAATGCTTCAAACCTTCAAGTTCTTGACCTTTCCAATAACAAAATATCAGGCAAAGTTCCCCAATATATTTCCAA AAATTGGAAAGCCATGATGTCTAATGTGGGAGAAgatcaatctaaggtagaacatcTTGATTTTCCAGTTGGTGATATATATTATCAGGATTCAATAACAGTCACAAGCAAAGGTCAACAAATTGTTTTGGTTAAAATCCTAACGACCTTCATTTCGATTGATTTCTCACACAATCAATTTGAAGGGCCAATACCAAAGGAATTAATGGATTTGAATGCACTGTATGTGCTCAACTTGTCAAGTAATGGTCTTTCGGGTAGAATTCCATCAACCATTGAAAATCTGATACGGCTTGAGTCATTGGATCTATCAAAGAACTCACTTGAAGGAGAAATTCCCAATAATCTTGCAAGTTTAAGCTTTCTCTCAGCCTTAAATATTTCCTATAATCATTTGATTGGGAAGATCCCACCAAGTACTCAACTTCAGTCATTCGAAGCAAGCTCATTTGAAAGCAATAATGGGTTGTATGGACCTCCACTCACCAAAACTCCAGATCATGGAATGCATACACTGCCACCACTTGCAATGCCACCATGTGGAAGCCTAGCTTGTGAAGTTCACTGGAATTTAGTGAGTGCAGAACTGGGATCGGTTTTCGGACTCGGAATTGTGATTGTTCCCCTCTTGTTTTGGAAGAAATGGAGGCTGCAATATTGGCAATTTCTGGACAGAATTCTCTGCCGGATATTTCCTCAGCTGTGTGTTGAGTAG
- the LOC130962344 gene encoding protein SLE2-like has product MASKQQNRQELDERAKQGETVVPGGTGGKSLEAQEHLAEGRSKGGQTRREQLGTEGYQEMGRKGGFSTMEKSGGERAEEEGVEIDESKFATKNQNK; this is encoded by the exons ATGGCATCTAAGCAACAAAACCGACAAGAGCTTGATGAAAGGGCAAAACAGGGAGAGACTGTGGTCCCTGGTGGAACTGGTGGCAAGTCCCTTGAGGCTCAGGAGCATCTTGCTGAag GAAGGAGCAAGGGAGGGCAAACAAGGAGGGAGCAGCTGGGAACAGAAGGATACCAAGAGATGGGTCGCAAGGGTGGATTCAGCACCATGGAGAAATCTGGAGGAGAGCGTGCTGAAGAGGAAGGCGTTGAAATTGATGAGTCCAAGTTTGCCACCAAGAACCAAAACAAGTAG
- the LOC130963315 gene encoding uncharacterized protein LOC130963315: MGITDKLCQALQQKSQDILNAMHPVSSTKSLIQQLRDSSWGALLEKVSSFCNDHAIQIPDMGASFSDIIRSHRKKDVVTVEHHYHVDIFTSVTGFQLKELNGRFSEQATELLILSTSLDPKDAFKLFSICNICNLAKNFYSLDFSEQEKIQLDYELQHYELDVVKASDFQDLSTLAELCQKLTETGKSNIYPLIDRLIRLILTIPVTTATTERAFSSMKIIKIRLRNKMEDEFLANYMIVYIEKEIASKFTSEMIIDDFSSMKHRRANLKIPNS, encoded by the coding sequence ATGGGAATCACTGATAAACTTTGTCAAGCATTGCAACAAAAATCTCAAGACATTTTGAATGCTATGCATCCGGTTTCTAGTACAAAGTCATTGATTCAACAGTTAAGAGATAGTAGTTGGGGAGCACTTTTGGAGAAAGTTAGTTCTTTCTGCAATGATCATGCTATTCAGATACCTGATATGGGTGCTTCTTTTAGTGACATAATTCGGTCTCATCGTAAAAAGGATGTTGTCACTGTTGAACACCACTATCATGTTGACATTTTTACTAGCGTGACAGGTTTTCAATTGAAAGAgctaaatggtagatttagtgaGCAAGCAACCGAGCTCCTCATATTGAGTACATCTTTGGATCCTAAAGATGCTTTTAAGTTATTCAGTATTTGCAACATATGCAATCTTGCAAAGAATTTCTATTCTTTAGATTTTTCTGAGCAAGAAAAGATTCAATTGGATTATGAGTTACAACATTATGAACTTGATGTGGTTAAAGCTTCAGATTTTCAGGATTTGTCTACTCTTGCTGAATTATGTCAAAAATTGACAGAGACAGGAAAATCAAATATATATCCTTTAATTGATAGATTAATTCGTCTTATTTTGACTATTCCTGTGACAACAGCAACAACTGAACGGGCCTTTTCATCTATGAAGATTATTAAAATAAGGCTTCGAAACAAGATGGAAGATGAATTTTTAGCAAATTATATGATTGTATATATTGAAAAGGAAATTGCTTCAAAATTCACTTCAGAGATGATAATTGATGATTTTAGTTCCATGAAGCATCGTCGAGCAAATTTAAAAATACCAAATTCTTAA